The proteins below come from a single Pradoshia eiseniae genomic window:
- a CDS encoding ABC transporter ATP-binding protein, with product MVKTVLHIKAVGKKIGRQQILEDITLEVQAGEIFGLIGPNGAGKTTLIRMICGLMKHSEGEIRIMNHDINSSFRAAIRELGAVIENPAFYLDLTGWQNLWLVANLYKGITKERILEVAGLVGLEESIHDKVDTYSLGMKQRLGIAQAILHKPRLLILDEPTNGLDPSGIHDLRGHLLCLAREEGTAIFLSTHLLSEVEMLCDRIAIMKDGRLLDIRQTVQEEVLVIETDEHEKACVLLNERYSVLASDKGQIRLAVEKAEVPALNALLVHNQINVYHLAYENQGLEQMFLQSVADRRLKKNDFDAG from the coding sequence ATGGTAAAAACCGTGCTTCATATAAAAGCAGTTGGCAAGAAAATTGGTCGTCAGCAAATACTGGAGGATATTACCCTGGAGGTTCAGGCAGGGGAAATATTTGGCTTGATTGGTCCGAACGGAGCTGGAAAAACGACCTTAATTCGCATGATTTGCGGGTTGATGAAGCATTCTGAAGGTGAAATCCGCATCATGAATCATGATATTAATAGCTCATTTCGAGCAGCAATCAGAGAATTGGGTGCCGTGATTGAAAATCCGGCCTTTTATTTGGATCTAACAGGCTGGCAGAATCTTTGGCTGGTCGCTAATCTATATAAAGGAATAACAAAGGAACGCATACTTGAGGTAGCCGGGCTCGTCGGACTTGAAGAAAGCATCCACGATAAAGTCGATACATACTCTCTTGGTATGAAGCAGCGGCTCGGCATCGCCCAAGCCATTCTTCATAAACCGAGGCTTCTCATACTGGATGAACCGACCAATGGCCTCGACCCGAGCGGAATTCATGATTTGCGTGGGCATTTATTGTGTCTAGCCCGAGAGGAAGGGACGGCTATCTTTCTATCCACTCACTTGCTATCTGAGGTAGAAATGCTTTGTGACCGAATCGCCATTATGAAGGATGGGCGGCTGCTGGATATTAGACAAACCGTGCAAGAAGAGGTATTGGTTATTGAAACGGACGAGCATGAAAAAGCATGTGTATTATTGAATGAGCGTTATTCTGTTCTAGCATCTGACAAGGGACAAATTCGGCTGGCGGTTGAAAAAGCAGAAGTCCCTGCCCTCAATGCCCTCCTTGTCCATAACCAAATAAATGTCTATCATTTGGCTTATGAAAATCAAGGGCTTGAGCAGATGTTTCTGCAATCGGTGGCAGATAGGAGGTTGAAAAAGAATGATTTCGATGCTGGTTAA
- a CDS encoding ABC transporter permease, which yields MISMLVNEHYRLARNRLVQLSFLVMPVIICLLAIFFLDLVKVNNGNMLNYMSIIASTLVVISFLGIGVAGTILSNEFQNGTIKLIMVRPISRAALLFSKWLTVIFYLLYLFILTFVLSMAVGTLLFGFEGFGANGHMFGSILLNYATGFTEALMIVTFTYMVSAVFKNGAFSIGVGMAALVGGKLATEVSRLLEWKGGMMLLFANTKLDQYFFGNKPVYDEMSLTFSLAILGFHFCFFYGVAWWFFVKRDISV from the coding sequence ATGATTTCGATGCTGGTTAATGAGCATTATCGTCTGGCAAGAAATCGTCTCGTCCAGCTTTCCTTTCTGGTCATGCCTGTGATTATTTGCCTTCTTGCGATATTTTTTTTAGATTTAGTGAAAGTCAACAATGGAAATATGTTAAATTATATGTCTATCATAGCTAGCACATTGGTGGTCATTTCGTTTTTGGGAATCGGTGTCGCAGGTACTATCCTATCAAATGAATTCCAAAATGGAACGATAAAGCTGATTATGGTACGGCCCATTTCACGGGCGGCGTTATTATTTTCGAAATGGCTTACCGTCATTTTCTATCTGCTCTATCTTTTTATATTGACGTTCGTCCTATCTATGGCTGTTGGCACCCTCTTGTTTGGGTTTGAAGGATTTGGGGCAAATGGGCATATGTTCGGATCTATTTTGCTTAATTATGCAACGGGTTTTACAGAGGCCTTGATGATTGTGACGTTCACTTATATGGTATCTGCCGTTTTCAAGAATGGCGCATTTTCCATCGGTGTCGGCATGGCAGCCTTAGTCGGAGGGAAATTGGCGACAGAGGTCTCCCGCCTGCTAGAATGGAAGGGCGGGATGATGCTCTTATTTGCCAATACGAAGCTGGATCAGTATTTTTTCGGAAACAAACCAGTCTATGATGAGATGAGTTTAACATTTTCCTTGGCAATCTTAGGATTTCATTTTTGCTTCTTTTATGGAGTTGCTTGGTGGTTCTTTGTCAAAAGGGATATTTCCGTTTAA
- a CDS encoding DUF1848 domain-containing protein, whose amino-acid sequence MIISASRRTDIPAFYAEWFMNRIRAGYFMKVNPYNRKQTKQISLTPNDVDAIVFWSKNPRPVLRHLPELMEMGHTPLMHYTLNDYPEELEPGVPSLSYRINTFQRISERIGTEQMVWRYDPIILSDKTDVDYHLDVFGDVAHVLKGWTSRVTISFMDFYAKTKGRLSRIEAEKGYQFSDWLNPSNSDRLAALAKGLNDIAAANGMSVVTCSEQVNLDKYGIRHGACIDQAHIETVLNRTIGGKKDKYQRAECGCMESVDMGSYDTCPFGCPYCYAVRSDKLVRSNQQKHDPKSPYLIGE is encoded by the coding sequence ATGATCATTAGCGCGAGCAGGCGTACAGACATCCCGGCGTTTTATGCCGAATGGTTCATGAATCGGATCAGGGCTGGCTATTTCATGAAAGTCAACCCGTATAACAGGAAGCAAACAAAGCAAATTTCCTTGACGCCGAACGATGTCGATGCAATCGTGTTTTGGTCTAAGAACCCAAGGCCTGTCCTTCGCCATCTTCCGGAGCTTATGGAGATGGGCCATACCCCACTGATGCATTATACATTGAATGATTATCCTGAAGAGCTTGAGCCTGGAGTTCCAAGCCTCTCCTATCGGATTAATACGTTTCAGCGCATATCAGAGAGGATTGGCACAGAGCAAATGGTTTGGAGATATGACCCAATCATCTTAAGTGACAAAACGGATGTTGATTATCATCTGGATGTATTTGGTGATGTCGCTCATGTGCTTAAGGGATGGACGAGTCGGGTCACTATCAGCTTCATGGACTTTTATGCGAAGACGAAGGGAAGACTTAGCCGGATTGAGGCAGAGAAGGGGTATCAGTTCTCTGACTGGCTCAATCCTAGTAACTCAGACAGGCTAGCTGCCCTGGCTAAGGGCTTGAATGATATAGCAGCTGCTAACGGGATGTCTGTTGTGACATGCTCGGAGCAGGTGAATTTGGATAAATATGGAATCAGGCATGGAGCATGTATAGACCAAGCACACATAGAAACGGTGCTGAACAGGACAATTGGCGGAAAGAAGGATAAATATCAGCGGGCAGAATGCGGATGCATGGAGTCGGTTGATATGGGAAGCTATGACACTTGTCCGTTCGGATGCCCTTATTGCTATGCGGTCAGAAGCGATAAGCTAGTTCGGTCAAATCAACAAAAACATGACCCAAAAAGTCCGTATTTGATCGGAGAATAG
- a CDS encoding CvfB family protein, translated as MNQLQPGMKAQLTVEREVSFGYFLSNGEEDVLLHTNEIVGEIEIGQEIEVFLFNDKEGRLTASMHLPSIIEGEYGWAPVVDVHPSHGVFLNIGLQKDLLISADDLPRIKRIWPEVGDELYVTLMVDSRGRLFGRLATETVVQELSQPAPQSLMNKEFEGRAYRLLKVGTFILTTEGYRCFVHESERSVEPRLGELVKGRVIGVKEDGSLNGSLLPRTHERLDEDAEGILTYLESRGGSMPYWDKSDPEDIQKRFGMSKAAFKRALGRLMKEGKVSQADGWTTVKK; from the coding sequence ATGAATCAATTACAACCAGGAATGAAAGCGCAGTTAACAGTAGAAAGGGAGGTATCCTTCGGCTATTTCCTCTCTAATGGGGAAGAGGATGTATTGCTCCATACGAATGAGATTGTTGGAGAGATTGAGATTGGCCAGGAGATTGAAGTATTCTTGTTCAATGATAAAGAAGGCCGCTTGACCGCATCCATGCACCTTCCATCCATTATAGAAGGGGAATACGGATGGGCGCCGGTTGTGGATGTTCACCCAAGTCATGGGGTTTTCCTCAATATTGGCCTTCAGAAAGATTTGCTTATCTCTGCTGACGACCTTCCACGTATTAAACGAATTTGGCCGGAGGTTGGCGATGAACTTTACGTAACTCTTATGGTCGATAGTCGCGGCCGTTTATTCGGACGCCTCGCGACAGAGACAGTTGTACAGGAATTAAGCCAACCAGCTCCGCAATCACTTATGAATAAGGAGTTTGAAGGGCGTGCCTATCGCCTCTTGAAGGTTGGTACGTTCATTCTGACTACGGAAGGCTATCGCTGCTTCGTGCATGAAAGTGAGCGTTCTGTCGAGCCTCGTTTAGGCGAGCTCGTTAAGGGTCGTGTGATTGGCGTCAAGGAAGACGGAAGTCTGAATGGTTCCCTTCTGCCGCGAACACATGAGCGTCTAGATGAGGATGCAGAAGGAATCCTGACCTATTTGGAAAGCCGCGGGGGCAGTATGCCTTACTGGGATAAATCTGACCCGGAGGACATTCAAAAGCGTTTTGGTATGAGCAAGGCAGCGTTCAAGCGTGCCTTGGGACGTTTAATGAAAGAAGGAAAAGTCAGCCAAGCGGACGGCTGGACCACGGTAAAGAAATAG
- a CDS encoding HAD-IA family hydrolase produces the protein MNILWDFDGTLMDTYPSYTKMVKEASQSALQDEEIFALLKVSFGHAFSELGLSEDEIKHIKELERSLAPEDFKPFLGLREVLEAADMNVIMTHKERALAQAILEVNDLNQYFTEIVAIDDGYPRKPDPASYRYLHEKYRIDLAVGDRELDIIPAKKLGIQTCLFQNHEAEADYYVDDYREFFKKVLLLNKYQKQGNPEK, from the coding sequence ATGAACATATTATGGGATTTTGACGGTACATTGATGGATACGTATCCTTCCTATACGAAGATGGTCAAGGAGGCCAGCCAATCCGCCCTTCAGGATGAGGAAATATTTGCTCTATTGAAGGTCTCCTTTGGCCATGCCTTCAGTGAGCTTGGCTTGTCTGAGGATGAAATCAAGCATATTAAAGAGCTTGAGAGAAGCTTGGCTCCTGAGGACTTCAAACCATTCCTTGGATTGCGAGAGGTGCTTGAAGCGGCCGATATGAATGTCATCATGACCCATAAAGAACGAGCACTTGCGCAAGCCATTCTAGAGGTGAATGATCTCAATCAATATTTTACGGAAATCGTCGCGATTGATGATGGCTATCCGAGGAAGCCGGATCCGGCAAGCTATCGATATTTACATGAAAAATACCGGATTGACCTAGCAGTAGGTGATCGTGAGCTTGATATCATTCCGGCTAAGAAGCTTGGCATTCAGACTTGCCTATTCCAAAACCATGAGGCTGAGGCTGATTATTATGTGGATGATTACAGGGAGTTTTTTAAAAAAGTCCTCCTCTTAAACAAATATCAGAAGCAAGGGAATCCTGAAAAATAG
- a CDS encoding ABC-F family ATP-binding cassette domain-containing protein, producing the protein MITVSNVGLRFGDRKLFEDVNIKFTPGNCYGLIGANGAGKSTFLKILSGDLEPQQGNVSMGPGERLAVLKQNHFEYEDTEVIQVVIMGHARLYEVMQEKDAIYMKADFTDEDGMRAAELEGEFAELNGWEAEPEAAILLKGLGIPEELHNKKMAELDGGDKVKVLLAQALFGQPDVLLLDEPTNHLDIKAIQWLEEFLINFENTVIVVSHDRHFLNKVCTHIADLDFGKIQLYVGNYDFWYESSQLAQKLTAESNKKKEEKIKELQAFVARFSANASKSKQATSRKKLLEKITLDDIKPSSRRYPYVHFTPDREIGNDLLRVEGLSKTIDGEKVLNNISFTMNKDDKIALLGANDNAKTVLFKILMGEMEADEGTFKWGITTSQSYFPKDNSEFFENSDLTLVEWLRQFSPQDESESFLRGFLGRMLFSGEEVMKKASVLSGGEKVRCMLSKMMLSGANVLLLDEPTNHLDLESITAVNNGMINFKGSMIFTSHDHQFIQTIANRIIEITPDGLIDKQMTYDEYLETVKN; encoded by the coding sequence ATGATAACAGTTAGTAATGTTGGTCTGCGTTTCGGCGACCGAAAATTATTCGAAGACGTAAATATTAAATTTACGCCTGGAAATTGCTACGGTTTAATCGGCGCAAATGGTGCAGGTAAATCCACATTCTTAAAAATATTGTCTGGAGATCTTGAGCCGCAGCAAGGAAATGTAAGCATGGGACCTGGCGAGAGACTCGCTGTCTTAAAACAGAACCACTTTGAATATGAGGACACAGAAGTCATCCAAGTTGTCATCATGGGTCATGCGCGTCTGTATGAAGTGATGCAGGAGAAGGATGCTATCTATATGAAGGCTGACTTTACGGATGAGGACGGGATGAGAGCCGCAGAGCTTGAAGGCGAGTTCGCGGAACTGAACGGCTGGGAAGCTGAGCCAGAGGCAGCCATCCTCTTGAAAGGCCTCGGTATTCCAGAAGAATTGCATAACAAAAAGATGGCCGAGCTTGATGGTGGAGACAAGGTGAAGGTTCTCCTTGCTCAAGCACTATTCGGTCAGCCTGATGTCCTTCTTCTCGATGAGCCGACGAACCACTTGGACATTAAAGCCATTCAATGGCTGGAAGAGTTCCTTATTAACTTCGAGAATACAGTCATTGTCGTATCCCATGACCGTCACTTCTTGAATAAAGTGTGTACCCATATCGCTGACCTTGATTTCGGTAAGATTCAGCTTTATGTCGGAAACTATGACTTCTGGTATGAATCCAGCCAATTAGCGCAAAAGCTGACAGCTGAATCCAACAAGAAGAAGGAAGAAAAGATCAAGGAATTGCAAGCCTTCGTCGCTCGTTTCAGCGCGAATGCCTCTAAATCCAAACAAGCAACCTCCCGCAAGAAATTGCTTGAAAAGATTACACTTGACGATATCAAGCCATCTTCCAGACGTTATCCATATGTCCACTTCACGCCAGACCGTGAAATCGGAAATGATTTATTGCGTGTGGAAGGTCTATCCAAAACAATCGATGGCGAGAAAGTATTGAATAACATTAGCTTTACAATGAACAAGGATGATAAGATCGCTTTGCTCGGAGCGAATGATAATGCGAAAACAGTCCTGTTCAAGATCTTGATGGGTGAAATGGAAGCCGATGAGGGTACGTTCAAATGGGGAATCACAACCTCTCAATCCTACTTCCCTAAAGATAACTCTGAGTTCTTTGAGAACAGTGATTTAACATTAGTTGAATGGCTGCGCCAATTCTCACCACAGGATGAGAGTGAGTCCTTCCTGCGCGGCTTCTTAGGCAGAATGCTCTTCTCTGGCGAGGAAGTTATGAAGAAAGCCTCTGTCTTGTCAGGAGGCGAGAAAGTCCGCTGCATGCTTTCTAAAATGATGCTAAGCGGCGCCAATGTGCTTTTGCTTGATGAACCAACCAACCATTTGGACTTGGAATCCATCACAGCTGTCAATAACGGAATGATCAACTTTAAGGGATCCATGATTTTCACATCCCATGACCATCAGTTCATTCAAACAATTGCCAACCGTATCATTGAAATCACGCCTGACGGTTTGATTGATAAGCAAATGACCTATGATGAATACCTGGAAACAGTGAAAAACTAA
- a CDS encoding 3D domain-containing protein, whose amino-acid sequence MKKICMTFLACASIIGSVQCLYAPKQEEPITFVTHAKETKMKQIHEDTSHISPDFIRLASMKIEKQADEEEINSKGAAIAAKADDITETPDKKVSVDDKGSKEKVKNKKLESELVAEVAKGAEKATVTKDGELREPAALETEKAEKTAPEEVADNKVITVTATAYTADCEGGTGVTYTGVDLKANPDAKVIAVDPAVIPLGTEVYVEGYGHAVAADIGGAIKGDKIDVFIPNEDAAEAWGMKTVDVTIIQ is encoded by the coding sequence TTGAAGAAGATTTGTATGACATTTTTGGCATGTGCATCAATCATTGGTTCTGTACAATGTCTTTATGCACCAAAACAAGAGGAGCCTATCACATTTGTAACGCATGCTAAAGAAACAAAAATGAAGCAAATACATGAAGATACATCCCATATATCACCCGACTTTATACGCTTGGCTTCCATGAAGATTGAGAAGCAGGCGGATGAGGAGGAAATTAATTCAAAAGGTGCTGCGATTGCCGCCAAGGCAGACGATATCACGGAAACACCAGATAAGAAAGTGTCCGTTGATGATAAAGGAAGCAAGGAGAAAGTGAAAAATAAAAAGCTTGAATCTGAGCTTGTTGCAGAAGTAGCAAAAGGCGCAGAAAAAGCTACTGTGACGAAAGACGGGGAGCTAAGAGAGCCTGCAGCTCTAGAAACAGAGAAAGCGGAAAAAACTGCTCCAGAAGAAGTGGCTGATAATAAGGTGATTACAGTCACGGCCACTGCCTATACAGCGGACTGCGAGGGAGGGACTGGCGTAACCTACACAGGCGTTGATTTGAAAGCGAATCCTGACGCGAAGGTAATCGCGGTTGACCCAGCTGTTATCCCGCTTGGAACAGAGGTATATGTAGAGGGATATGGCCATGCGGTTGCAGCTGATATCGGGGGAGCGATAAAAGGGGATAAGATCGATGTCTTCATTCCAAACGAGGACGCTGCAGAAGCTTGGGGAATGAAGACGGTTGATGTCACCATCATACAGTGA
- a CDS encoding YecA family protein yields the protein MTTATQVDEYQLDALLDALKMDALKNIRRNLNLKNMSSLRKKELVQALTEHIPASVPERTKMMDLQQYTSIVALMTKSGIMPLEQIALEDVFYLSSIGYIHPSKQEDKPVVVMPTQVMKQFFSLDPKDVMADVNRNQKVSNILFGIVRYYGFADLAMVKQLVETYLEEEVEAEWLNNYISYLADYYGMFYAKDGYLIHQTIRELDSFKQVLETRGDLKYYPIPAESMLNLNRYESFEKTEQMAEFNQFLQDTYSLEAAQVNELMEQFLYKVQFGHGLQDVVKWFGEKVELKTEKDFNAIVEQIAKVVNNTRLWVLKGFTPLELAPQLEGSENQAPVKNNKIPRNAPCPCGSGKKYKRCCMK from the coding sequence ATGACAACAGCTACACAAGTTGATGAGTATCAATTAGATGCGTTATTGGACGCCTTGAAAATGGATGCTCTTAAAAATATTCGACGAAACCTAAACTTAAAGAATATGAGTTCATTAAGAAAAAAAGAGCTTGTTCAAGCACTTACGGAACACATCCCTGCATCGGTGCCTGAAAGAACGAAAATGATGGATCTGCAGCAATATACATCGATTGTTGCCCTCATGACAAAGAGCGGAATCATGCCGCTTGAGCAAATCGCGCTTGAGGATGTGTTCTATTTATCTAGCATAGGGTATATCCACCCATCTAAACAGGAAGACAAGCCGGTTGTCGTGATGCCTACGCAGGTTATGAAACAATTCTTCAGCCTCGATCCGAAGGACGTGATGGCTGACGTGAATCGGAACCAAAAGGTTTCCAATATTCTCTTTGGCATCGTACGCTATTACGGTTTTGCCGATCTAGCAATGGTTAAGCAATTGGTTGAGACCTATCTTGAGGAAGAAGTAGAGGCAGAATGGTTAAACAACTATATCAGCTATCTCGCTGACTATTATGGTATGTTCTATGCGAAGGATGGCTATTTAATCCATCAAACGATTCGCGAGCTTGATAGCTTCAAGCAAGTACTTGAGACAAGAGGAGACTTAAAATACTACCCTATTCCTGCGGAAAGCATGCTGAACCTCAATCGCTACGAAAGCTTTGAGAAAACGGAGCAAATGGCAGAATTCAATCAATTCCTGCAAGATACTTACTCCTTAGAGGCTGCCCAAGTAAACGAGCTTATGGAACAATTCCTCTATAAAGTCCAATTTGGCCATGGATTACAGGATGTCGTCAAATGGTTTGGCGAGAAAGTAGAATTGAAGACCGAGAAGGATTTCAACGCAATCGTTGAGCAAATTGCAAAGGTCGTCAATAACACACGCCTATGGGTATTGAAAGGCTTCACTCCATTGGAGCTTGCCCCTCAATTAGAAGGAAGCGAAAATCAAGCACCTGTAAAAAACAATAAAATCCCGCGTAATGCTCCGTGCCCATGTGGAAGCGGCAAAAAATATAAGCGCTGCTGCATGAAGTAA
- a CDS encoding mismatch-specific DNA-glycosylase: MEDFEHLRLPVYIEHNLDILFCGINPGRVSALAGHYFANPGNLFWKALHLGGLTPYQFRPDETQKLLDYRYGITDIVARPTRTASKLTKKDMLEGAAQLEKTIKEYRPKILCFVGITAFRHAFQIHKEKVKPGLQEGFFYATEDWQGCRVFVAPSTSGLNAGFSREERIGYFKQLNEYKNQILK, encoded by the coding sequence ATGGAAGATTTCGAACATTTACGGCTGCCGGTTTATATAGAGCATAATTTAGATATTTTATTTTGCGGCATCAATCCAGGAAGAGTCTCGGCCTTAGCAGGTCATTATTTCGCTAACCCAGGCAATCTGTTCTGGAAGGCGCTCCATTTAGGGGGATTAACCCCCTATCAATTTCGGCCTGATGAAACACAGAAGCTCTTGGATTACCGCTACGGAATCACCGATATTGTGGCAAGACCGACAAGAACTGCTTCGAAGCTAACCAAGAAGGATATGCTAGAAGGAGCTGCCCAGCTTGAAAAGACAATCAAGGAATATCGTCCAAAGATCCTCTGTTTTGTCGGCATAACAGCCTTTCGTCATGCATTCCAAATCCATAAGGAAAAAGTCAAGCCGGGCTTGCAGGAGGGATTTTTCTATGCGACTGAGGATTGGCAGGGCTGCCGAGTCTTTGTGGCCCCATCAACGAGCGGACTGAATGCGGGTTTCAGCAGGGAAGAGAGAATTGGCTATTTCAAGCAATTGAATGAGTACAAGAATCAAATCTTGAAATAG
- a CDS encoding cold-shock protein, with amino-acid sequence MKNGKVKWFNAEKGFGFIEVEGENDVFVHFSAIQGEGFKTLEEGQSVQFDVTEGARGPQAENVIKL; translated from the coding sequence ATGAAAAACGGTAAAGTAAAATGGTTTAATGCAGAAAAAGGTTTCGGATTCATCGAAGTTGAAGGCGAAAACGATGTATTCGTACACTTCTCCGCTATCCAAGGCGAAGGATTCAAAACTTTAGAAGAAGGCCAAAGCGTACAATTCGACGTAACTGAAGGCGCTCGCGGACCTCAAGCTGAAAACGTAATTAAACTTTAA
- a CDS encoding cold-shock protein, translating to MYNRKNVEEVIPEETKVWECTADDCNAWVRDNFKSTETPSCPLCSSDMTEGTKMLQAINNPRRID from the coding sequence ATGTACAATCGAAAAAATGTTGAGGAAGTAATCCCTGAGGAAACAAAAGTGTGGGAGTGTACAGCTGATGATTGCAATGCCTGGGTTCGCGACAATTTCAAGAGTACAGAAACCCCTTCCTGTCCTTTGTGCTCAAGCGATATGACAGAAGGAACTAAAATGCTTCAAGCGATTAATAATCCAAGACGGATCGATTAA
- a CDS encoding GTP pyrophosphokinase, whose product MHRFETAEINEWKNFLIGYRFALNEMNTKLTILNEEFELIHNHNPIEHIKSRLKSPKSIIRKMKFKGLDMTQENVEANIRDIAGIRITCSFTKDIYAILDALRKQDDIRIVEIKDYIQNPKPNGYRSLHIITEIPVFFSNHKRWMKVEIQIRTVAMDFWASLEHKIYYKFDKEVPSHILEEIKQSAEMIAELDQKMECINDEVNLLKKQAEIVPQG is encoded by the coding sequence ATGCACAGATTTGAAACAGCGGAAATTAATGAGTGGAAAAATTTTCTCATCGGCTATCGATTTGCCTTAAATGAAATGAACACAAAACTAACCATCTTAAATGAAGAGTTTGAATTAATACATAACCACAATCCGATAGAGCATATCAAATCCCGTTTGAAAAGTCCTAAGAGCATTATCAGAAAGATGAAATTTAAAGGATTAGATATGACCCAAGAGAACGTAGAGGCGAATATTCGTGATATAGCTGGGATCCGGATTACCTGCTCATTTACAAAAGATATTTATGCCATCCTAGATGCTTTGAGGAAGCAGGACGATATCCGAATTGTTGAGATAAAGGATTATATCCAAAATCCGAAGCCGAACGGCTATCGAAGCCTGCATATCATTACAGAAATCCCTGTTTTCTTCTCTAATCACAAGAGATGGATGAAGGTGGAGATTCAGATTCGGACCGTGGCAATGGATTTCTGGGCTAGCCTTGAGCATAAGATTTATTATAAATTTGACAAGGAAGTGCCTAGTCATATCCTTGAAGAAATTAAGCAATCAGCTGAAATGATTGCTGAGCTTGATCAAAAGATGGAATGCATCAATGATGAAGTGAATCTCTTGAAGAAACAGGCAGAAATAGTTCCTCAAGGCTAA
- a CDS encoding CBS domain-containing protein: MPYLRDIMTTNVDYVTPLDNVYEVAVKMKNDDVGIIPVCEDGTLLGVITDRDLVVDGIAEKHPGSTKVTDLMHANVVTANPDTTDNEAAALMAQHQIRRLPVLENGKLVGIVSLGDLAVTSGFGDEAGDALEDISKDN; this comes from the coding sequence ATGCCTTACTTACGCGATATAATGACAACAAATGTAGATTACGTCACGCCGCTTGATAATGTTTATGAAGTTGCAGTGAAAATGAAGAACGACGATGTCGGCATCATTCCTGTTTGTGAGGATGGAACATTGCTCGGAGTTATTACAGACCGGGATCTTGTTGTAGACGGGATTGCAGAAAAGCATCCAGGCTCAACCAAGGTGACAGACCTCATGCATGCAAATGTCGTCACGGCTAATCCCGATACAACAGATAATGAAGCTGCCGCTCTGATGGCCCAGCACCAAATTAGGAGGTTGCCCGTTCTTGAGAATGGCAAGCTTGTTGGGATTGTTTCCTTAGGAGACCTGGCAGTAACATCTGGTTTCGGGGATGAAGCTGGTGATGCGTTAGAGGATATTTCAAAGGATAACTAA